One window of the Ramlibacter henchirensis genome contains the following:
- a CDS encoding alpha/beta fold hydrolase, giving the protein MSTIRYSVSGLREGPALLLLHALGANRHMWDECATLWSQQFAVVACDLRGAGESPPPDRPWTPEDHANDVEAVRAELGLGQIIPIGCAIGAVVATWYAHRHPRHVRALVLSEPTLSIDESARAVIDGRAEAVTRHGMQALVPAAIDTAFANMPKDERYVAYTRMFLAHDPLGYARIAQGMVGVDLRTALRELAVPTLVAVGRHDLLFTPDLARQVHAHLERAPHAAFHQLDHAAHFPPFQEAQAFSHLVLDFLARGPGGGARPS; this is encoded by the coding sequence ATGAGCACTATTCGCTACTCCGTCAGCGGGCTTCGCGAGGGGCCCGCCCTGTTGCTGCTCCATGCCCTGGGCGCGAACCGCCACATGTGGGACGAGTGCGCGACCTTGTGGTCGCAGCAGTTTGCGGTGGTCGCCTGCGACCTGCGCGGGGCAGGCGAGTCGCCACCGCCAGACCGACCCTGGACGCCCGAGGATCATGCGAACGACGTCGAGGCAGTCCGAGCCGAGCTTGGCCTGGGTCAGATCATCCCCATCGGGTGCGCTATTGGCGCCGTGGTGGCCACTTGGTACGCACATCGCCATCCGCGGCATGTGCGAGCGCTCGTGCTCTCGGAGCCCACCTTGAGCATCGACGAATCCGCGCGTGCGGTGATCGACGGGCGAGCCGAGGCCGTCACTCGGCACGGCATGCAGGCGCTCGTTCCTGCGGCCATAGACACGGCATTCGCCAACATGCCGAAGGACGAACGCTACGTCGCGTACACGCGCATGTTCCTCGCGCACGATCCCCTGGGCTACGCCAGGATCGCCCAGGGCATGGTGGGGGTGGACCTGCGCACGGCACTGCGCGAACTGGCGGTGCCCACCCTGGTCGCGGTGGGTCGTCATGATCTCCTTTTCACGCCGGACCTGGCGCGCCAGGTGCACGCGCATCTGGAACGCGCACCGCACGCCGCTTTCCACCAACTCGACCACGCTGCCCATTTTCCACCGTTCCAGGAAGCGCAGGCATTCAGTCACCTGGTGCTTGACTTCCTGGCGCGCGGGCCCGGCGGCGGCGCGCGGCCTTCGTAG
- a CDS encoding LysR family transcriptional regulator produces the protein MPRIDPLSLQLFLAAAREGSIKRAAVAEHIAQSALSRRIADLEHALGVQLLSRSPLGVTLTEAGHRAYALGDKLNADIQAFAREVQSLSGEVAGTVRLFANLSSVVGYLPERLHAFRAKHPNVEIALQERNSAECIRACLDDRADVAVCMASSAPLPAIESWHFADDPLIVVLPPNHPLAKQRALRFSEVVKYPIVRIQTGGAGDNFMQEQAEKLRVPYTPVVGVSSYEAACRMVEVGLGIAIMTGSALSALAGTKRFVRRPLDEPWKDRELRVFALKKSSRLRAVDAMIESLRS, from the coding sequence ATGCCCCGCATTGATCCACTCAGTCTTCAGCTGTTCCTCGCTGCCGCGCGGGAAGGCTCCATCAAGCGCGCCGCGGTGGCCGAACACATCGCTCAATCTGCGCTCAGCCGACGGATCGCGGATCTGGAACACGCTCTCGGCGTACAGCTTCTAAGCCGCTCACCTCTTGGCGTCACCCTGACGGAGGCTGGACATCGGGCCTACGCGCTCGGCGACAAGCTCAACGCAGACATCCAAGCGTTTGCGCGAGAGGTGCAATCCCTGAGCGGCGAAGTCGCGGGTACTGTCCGCCTGTTTGCGAACCTGTCCTCCGTGGTGGGGTACCTACCTGAGCGACTGCATGCATTTCGAGCGAAGCATCCGAATGTTGAAATCGCACTGCAGGAGCGCAATTCCGCGGAGTGCATCCGAGCGTGCCTGGATGACCGCGCCGACGTCGCCGTTTGCATGGCGTCCAGCGCTCCGCTTCCTGCCATCGAATCCTGGCACTTCGCCGACGACCCGCTCATCGTCGTCCTGCCTCCGAACCACCCTCTGGCCAAGCAACGGGCCCTTCGCTTCTCGGAAGTGGTGAAGTATCCGATCGTTCGCATCCAGACCGGCGGTGCCGGTGACAACTTCATGCAGGAGCAGGCGGAGAAACTCAGGGTCCCCTATACCCCCGTGGTCGGTGTTAGCAGCTACGAAGCCGCCTGTCGCATGGTCGAGGTCGGATTGGGCATCGCGATCATGACGGGAAGCGCTCTAAGTGCCCTTGCGGGAACCAAGCGATTCGTCCGCCGGCCCCTCGACGAGCCCTGGAAAGACAGGGAATTGCGAGTCTTCGCACTGAAGAAATCGAGCCGGCTCCGGGCGGTCGACGCCATGATCGAATCCTTGCGCAGCTGA
- a CDS encoding enoyl-CoA hydratase/isomerase family protein codes for MDTTIEVTREHGIVTLTLNGAPTNRLLPATLEHLARIVAELERDDESHVVIITGAGTEFFSSGVLSPAIRAELPKESIVGMLRWGNRLFDHLEALPQIVIAALNGEARAGAAELSLACDIRLAAAHAKFSLPEAEWGGFPGGGAPVRLPAIVGRANALHIMCATPTLGAEEMKSMGLVQAVHPSAELLAEATLLARRIVANGPLAIRGAKRIVHARLNTGFHAARQLSDEMRTAVEYSKDVDEATAAHAQGRPPRFTGR; via the coding sequence ATGGACACGACCATCGAAGTGACCCGCGAACATGGGATCGTCACGCTTACGCTGAACGGGGCTCCCACGAACCGGTTGCTGCCTGCAACGCTTGAACACCTGGCTCGAATCGTTGCGGAGCTGGAACGCGACGATGAGTCCCATGTCGTCATCATCACCGGGGCTGGCACCGAGTTCTTCTCTTCGGGCGTTCTCAGCCCCGCCATCCGGGCTGAACTGCCAAAGGAATCCATCGTCGGAATGTTGAGATGGGGCAATCGGCTGTTCGATCACTTGGAAGCCCTGCCGCAGATCGTGATCGCTGCCCTGAATGGCGAAGCACGCGCCGGCGCAGCAGAACTCTCCCTCGCCTGCGACATCCGCCTAGCGGCCGCGCACGCAAAGTTCAGCTTGCCCGAAGCGGAGTGGGGCGGTTTCCCCGGCGGGGGGGCTCCGGTGCGCCTCCCAGCCATTGTGGGTCGCGCGAATGCCCTGCACATCATGTGCGCGACGCCCACCTTGGGAGCCGAGGAGATGAAGTCAATGGGACTCGTCCAAGCCGTCCACCCCTCCGCCGAGCTACTGGCGGAAGCAACGCTGCTTGCAAGGCGGATCGTTGCAAACGGGCCGCTGGCCATTCGGGGGGCCAAACGGATCGTGCATGCGCGGCTCAACACGGGCTTCCACGCGGCACGGCAGCTCTCGGACGAGATGCGGACAGCCGTTGAATACAGCAAGGACGTTGACGAAGCCACAGCTGCGCATGCCCAAGGACGCCCTCCACGCTTCACCGGGCGATAG
- a CDS encoding acetyl-CoA C-acyltransferase family protein encodes MKTQDVYVVAAARTAIGTFGGSLKDVPLTELATAVVKAALDRSGVDPARVGHVVMGNVIPTEPKDAYLARVAAMDSGVPELTPAFNVNRLCGSGLQAIISAAHTLMLGEATLAVGGGAESMSRSPYVMAGARWGGRMGDMQTTDYMLGVLHDPFHRIHMGITAENVAERAAVTRQMQDELAVESQARAARAIAEGRFKSQIVPIALESRTGTVVFDADEHVRAGTTMEQLAKMKPAFKENGTVTAGNASGLNDGASAVVLATEEGIEEGGLKPLARLVSYAHAGVDPRFMGIGPVPATHLALRRAGLTVDDLDVIESNEAFAAQACAVSKALEFDVAKVNPNGSGISLGHPVGATGAIITTKVIHELHRIGGRYALATMCIGGGQGIAAIFERV; translated from the coding sequence ATGAAAACCCAAGACGTTTACGTTGTGGCGGCGGCGCGGACGGCCATCGGCACCTTTGGCGGATCACTCAAAGACGTCCCGCTCACGGAACTGGCGACGGCGGTTGTCAAGGCAGCGCTGGATCGGAGCGGGGTTGATCCTGCAAGGGTCGGCCACGTCGTCATGGGAAATGTGATTCCCACCGAGCCAAAGGACGCCTACTTGGCACGTGTAGCCGCGATGGATTCCGGCGTTCCCGAGCTGACTCCCGCGTTCAACGTGAACCGCCTCTGCGGGTCGGGTTTGCAGGCCATCATCTCGGCGGCGCACACCCTCATGCTGGGCGAAGCAACCCTTGCCGTGGGCGGCGGCGCGGAATCCATGAGCCGGAGCCCGTACGTGATGGCCGGTGCGAGGTGGGGCGGCCGGATGGGGGACATGCAGACCACCGACTACATGCTGGGCGTCCTGCACGATCCCTTCCACCGGATCCACATGGGCATCACCGCCGAAAACGTCGCGGAACGGGCGGCGGTGACGCGCCAGATGCAGGACGAGCTGGCTGTGGAAAGCCAAGCCCGCGCGGCCAGGGCCATTGCAGAGGGAAGGTTCAAGTCGCAAATCGTTCCGATCGCGCTTGAGAGTCGAACGGGCACCGTCGTTTTCGATGCCGATGAGCATGTGCGCGCCGGCACGACCATGGAACAACTTGCGAAGATGAAGCCGGCGTTCAAGGAGAACGGCACGGTGACTGCCGGAAATGCCTCGGGACTCAATGACGGCGCTTCCGCGGTGGTGCTCGCCACGGAGGAGGGTATTGAGGAAGGCGGCTTGAAGCCGCTGGCCCGGCTCGTGAGCTACGCCCACGCGGGCGTGGATCCCAGGTTCATGGGAATAGGTCCCGTCCCCGCGACTCACCTAGCCCTTCGACGCGCGGGGTTGACCGTGGATGACCTGGACGTGATCGAGTCGAACGAGGCATTTGCCGCCCAGGCTTGTGCCGTGAGCAAGGCCCTGGAATTTGACGTCGCGAAAGTGAACCCCAACGGGTCCGGCATCTCGCTTGGCCATCCAGTCGGCGCGACGGGCGCGATCATCACAACCAAAGTGATTCATGAGCTCCATCGTATTGGAGGGCGGTACGCATTGGCCACCATGTGCATTGGTGGAGGTCAGGGTATTGCGGCAATTTTTGAGCGGGTTTGA
- a CDS encoding Bug family tripartite tricarboxylate transporter substrate binding protein — MRALSFLGRRAVLAISFLGLAGAISPVSAQTADGKPLRLIVPNQAGSGVDVVARAMTNSMAAAYGRPIIVENLPGSGGMVGTQQIVRAPKDGSVLGMVSSNHVINPFIYKQVPFDAIKDITPISVIASSAVVLVVNPDTVKAKTTRDFVAELKANPKGFSYGSAGNGTVLHLAAEYFTSEAGVNILHVPYKGAAAMTTDIIGGQVNFGMLPLAVAAPHIKSGKLRAIAVTTAKRNAAHPDVPTLAETGLPGFEFDAWIAVIGPAGMPAPLVADAFRRIKETMAHKEVQDSFQAQGLTLTATTPEQTRPFFESELEKHKKLVKRSGAVAD; from the coding sequence ATGCGCGCCCTTAGCTTTCTCGGCCGGCGGGCCGTCCTTGCCATTTCCTTCCTCGGCCTTGCCGGTGCTATTTCGCCGGTGAGCGCGCAGACCGCCGATGGCAAGCCGCTACGCCTTATCGTGCCGAATCAGGCAGGCTCGGGGGTTGATGTAGTGGCGCGAGCGATGACCAACAGCATGGCCGCTGCCTACGGGCGGCCAATCATTGTCGAGAACCTGCCGGGATCTGGAGGCATGGTCGGAACGCAACAGATCGTGCGCGCGCCCAAGGACGGTTCGGTCCTCGGCATGGTGTCTTCCAACCATGTCATCAACCCCTTCATCTACAAGCAGGTGCCCTTCGACGCTATCAAGGACATCACGCCGATCTCCGTGATCGCGTCCTCCGCCGTGGTGTTGGTGGTGAACCCAGACACAGTGAAGGCGAAGACGACCCGCGATTTCGTCGCCGAGCTGAAGGCCAATCCAAAAGGTTTTTCCTACGGATCGGCGGGCAACGGGACTGTGCTGCATCTGGCTGCGGAATACTTCACAAGCGAGGCCGGTGTGAACATCCTGCATGTGCCGTACAAGGGCGCCGCAGCCATGACCACGGACATCATCGGCGGCCAAGTGAACTTCGGCATGCTGCCGTTGGCGGTGGCGGCGCCTCACATCAAGTCCGGCAAGCTGCGCGCCATCGCCGTCACCACCGCGAAGAGGAATGCGGCGCACCCCGACGTGCCGACACTGGCCGAGACTGGCCTCCCTGGCTTCGAGTTCGACGCCTGGATCGCGGTCATCGGGCCGGCCGGCATGCCGGCACCCCTGGTAGCCGACGCGTTCCGGAGGATCAAGGAAACCATGGCCCACAAGGAGGTCCAGGACAGCTTCCAGGCCCAGGGCCTCACGCTCACGGCGACCACGCCCGAGCAGACGCGGCCCTTCTTCGAAAGCGAGCTGGAAAAGCACAAGAAGCTGGTGAAGCGCTCCGGTGCCGTTGCCGACTGA
- a CDS encoding Bug family tripartite tricarboxylate transporter substrate binding protein, giving the protein MFKTRFIRALALACAVFPHLGAQAQAFPDRPVTIVVAFAAGSPVDLTARALAAEMSLNLKQPVLVENRVGGSQIVAASSVARAPATGHTVMLYVLPSVTAPSAQANLPYKGIADFAPIARVSTIVGVLAVAPGIPANNLREFIDLLKANPGKYSYGTTGVGSAMHLFAEKFHAAIGGAKAVHVPYRSVQPAMTDMMENRLGYTFAPMSAMEYVKAGKLKAIALPTLRADPAHPSIPTFEASGLKGFEAMVTYALVTTKGTPPAVLERLNSAANAATATESFQSRMKGLGGVQIPPPLTSPEAGIFFAQEEERWNALVKAQNIVLE; this is encoded by the coding sequence ATGTTCAAAACCCGCTTCATCCGTGCCCTCGCCTTGGCCTGCGCGGTATTTCCTCACCTGGGCGCGCAGGCACAAGCATTCCCGGACCGCCCCGTTACGATCGTGGTCGCGTTCGCTGCCGGGTCGCCAGTGGATTTGACAGCTAGAGCGCTTGCCGCCGAGATGTCACTCAACCTGAAGCAGCCGGTCCTTGTCGAAAACCGCGTCGGAGGCAGCCAAATCGTCGCGGCGAGTTCGGTGGCCCGTGCGCCGGCCACCGGGCACACGGTCATGCTTTACGTGCTTCCGTCAGTGACCGCGCCTTCGGCCCAGGCGAACCTTCCTTACAAGGGGATTGCCGACTTCGCGCCGATCGCTCGGGTTTCGACGATTGTTGGCGTCCTGGCGGTTGCCCCGGGCATTCCTGCCAACAACCTGAGGGAGTTCATCGACTTGTTGAAGGCCAATCCTGGCAAGTACTCCTACGGTACGACCGGGGTTGGAAGCGCGATGCATCTCTTCGCTGAGAAGTTTCACGCGGCGATCGGCGGAGCCAAGGCCGTCCACGTGCCGTATCGGTCGGTGCAGCCAGCAATGACGGACATGATGGAAAACCGCCTCGGTTACACCTTCGCCCCGATGAGCGCAATGGAGTACGTCAAAGCCGGGAAGCTGAAGGCAATCGCCCTCCCGACGCTGAGAGCCGACCCTGCGCACCCAAGTATCCCGACGTTCGAGGCTTCCGGATTGAAGGGCTTCGAGGCGATGGTGACCTACGCCCTGGTGACGACGAAAGGCACGCCCCCCGCTGTGCTCGAGCGCCTGAACAGTGCTGCCAACGCCGCTACTGCAACGGAGTCGTTTCAGTCCAGGATGAAGGGTCTGGGCGGCGTCCAGATTCCCCCACCGCTGACCTCCCCCGAGGCCGGAATATTCTTCGCACAGGAAGAGGAGCGATGGAACGCGCTGGTCAAGGCGCAGAACATCGTTTTGGAATGA
- a CDS encoding Crp/Fnr family transcriptional regulator, whose product MLILSTQEREAINADPWFASLSASLRHDILRRANVRYYADGDFIYFRGAPAEDWNAVANGAVRIGSSSPEGRQATLRYVEPGVWFGEVEMFDLKGRPYDASAHGPTTLLSVRREDLHAILADHTELYAALLRLNSQRTRQLYRLVEDQATKPLRARLAKQLSQLAHCYGKPAEEGGGEIRIALRLRQEELAHLIGCSRQRVNEELKLMERGETIRIESCGVIVRNGRALRQMYEPAG is encoded by the coding sequence ATGCTGATCCTCAGCACCCAGGAGCGCGAAGCGATTAATGCCGATCCATGGTTCGCGTCGCTTTCGGCGTCACTTCGCCACGACATCCTGAGGCGCGCGAACGTTCGTTACTACGCTGACGGCGATTTCATCTATTTTCGTGGCGCTCCCGCTGAAGATTGGAATGCCGTGGCGAACGGAGCGGTTCGGATCGGATCGAGCTCACCCGAGGGAAGGCAAGCGACGCTTCGTTACGTCGAACCCGGTGTCTGGTTCGGTGAGGTCGAGATGTTCGATCTGAAAGGCCGACCTTACGATGCGTCGGCACACGGCCCAACGACGCTGCTGTCGGTGCGGCGCGAGGACCTCCACGCGATCCTGGCAGACCACACCGAGCTTTACGCCGCGCTCCTGCGCCTCAACTCGCAACGTACGCGCCAGCTCTACCGACTGGTGGAGGATCAGGCGACCAAGCCGTTGCGAGCTCGTTTGGCCAAGCAGCTATCCCAGCTCGCGCATTGTTACGGGAAGCCGGCGGAGGAAGGTGGCGGCGAAATTCGAATCGCCCTGCGTCTCCGGCAGGAGGAACTGGCCCACCTGATCGGCTGCTCCCGGCAGAGGGTCAATGAGGAGCTGAAGCTGATGGAGCGCGGCGAAACCATTCGTATCGAGTCCTGCGGCGTCATCGTACGCAATGGCCGAGCGCTACGGCAGATGTACGAACCTGCTGGCTGA
- a CDS encoding indolepyruvate ferredoxin oxidoreductase family protein gives MSTPVSLNDKYELEKGRVFMTGTQALVRLLLAQKARDEAAGLNTGGFVSGYRGSPLGYVDQELWKADKYLAKHNIKFNPGLNEELAATSVWGAQMAGMDTKATVDGVFSMWYGKGPGVDRSGDVFKHGNIAGTSKFGGVLAIAGDDHTCKSSTLPHQSEQAFIAAAMPVLNPSGVREFLEFGLHGWAMSRYSGCWIGFKAISETIETTSSFDIDPMAIDIKVPVDHPLPEGGLSIRWPDPLMEQEERLLRDKLHAVLAYARLNGLNRQDWTVPNAKLGIVATGKSYLDTREALSLLGIDEAGAKSLGVRLLKIGMTWPLEPDCVAEFAQGLDEILVVEEKRGVIEPQIKEQLYNAPADARPRVVGKSEGEGEWVHSPNGFLLPPNGELSPTLIAKVIAQRLLQVLGAGALPQSATAVLADAGCAAALDPTLPQRLPFFCSGCPHNTSTKVPEGSRAGAGIGCHGMAIWMDRSTANITQMGGEGAAWIGHAPFTSEGHIFQNLGDGTYSHSGSLALRAAVVANVNITYKILANDAVAMTGGQPVEGSLSAIQIVQQVTAEGVKHVHLVSDDPDAWKAMGGLPEGTVVSHRDQLDAVQRRLRDTPGVSVIVYAQTCAAEKRRRRKKKEMVDPPKRVVINEEVCEGCGDCGVQSNCVSIVPLETPLGRKRTIDQSSCNKDYSCVKGFCPSFVTVEGGGLRKAFKSKATPPSGLPQPEIPGLEQPYNVLITGVGGTGVVTIGALLGMAAHIEGKGVIVMDMAGLAQKGGAVMSHVRLAARPEALYGARVGQKQADLLLACDLMVAAGKEAMAASSADRTAAVVNTDVAPTGSFLNNLDWQARPQELLEQLKSGVKYTATVDASRLATKLMGDAVATNVFMLGFAWQSGRVPLSDGALLRAIELNGAAVEMNKAAFAWGRQAAVDVNKVRAAAGLDKPQVMLMPQPTLALDALLADRRKRLTDYQGDSYAQRFEATVRELAALEKTRFGSERVAREIVVSLYKLMAYKDEYEVARLYTESGFFDRIGREFEGDYKLHFHLAPPLLAKRDAKGRLLKKAYGPWVATAFRWLAKGKRLRGTPLDIFGYTEERRTERALIALYVAQIRQALTSARPDQVATVLELARLPQTMRGYGHVKEANIKAAQIREAYLLDELSKPGVSDVDPAQTPEVALT, from the coding sequence ATGAGTACCCCTGTTTCACTCAACGACAAGTACGAACTCGAGAAAGGTCGTGTCTTCATGACGGGGACGCAGGCGCTCGTTCGTTTGCTCTTAGCGCAGAAGGCAAGGGACGAGGCTGCCGGGCTTAACACCGGCGGCTTTGTGTCTGGCTACCGCGGCTCTCCGCTGGGATACGTTGACCAGGAGCTCTGGAAAGCCGATAAGTACCTGGCGAAGCACAACATAAAGTTCAATCCGGGCCTGAACGAAGAACTTGCTGCCACCTCGGTCTGGGGTGCGCAGATGGCAGGGATGGACACCAAGGCCACGGTCGACGGTGTGTTTTCCATGTGGTACGGGAAGGGGCCGGGCGTGGATCGCAGCGGCGACGTTTTCAAGCACGGCAACATCGCGGGTACCTCGAAGTTTGGCGGCGTGCTGGCTATTGCAGGTGACGACCACACCTGCAAGTCATCAACCCTGCCGCACCAGAGTGAACAGGCATTCATCGCCGCTGCGATGCCGGTACTCAATCCCTCCGGTGTCCGCGAGTTCCTTGAATTCGGCTTGCATGGTTGGGCGATGTCCCGCTACTCGGGCTGCTGGATCGGGTTCAAGGCGATCAGCGAAACCATCGAGACCACGTCGTCGTTCGACATCGATCCCATGGCGATCGACATCAAGGTGCCGGTCGACCACCCGCTCCCTGAGGGCGGCTTGTCGATTCGATGGCCGGATCCACTGATGGAGCAGGAAGAGCGGTTGCTCCGCGACAAGCTCCATGCCGTCCTGGCGTATGCCCGGCTGAACGGATTGAACCGCCAGGACTGGACCGTTCCCAATGCGAAGTTGGGGATCGTCGCGACCGGCAAGAGCTACCTGGACACGCGCGAAGCGCTCTCGCTGCTTGGCATCGACGAAGCGGGTGCGAAGTCCCTCGGTGTGCGCCTGCTCAAAATAGGCATGACCTGGCCGCTCGAACCCGACTGCGTAGCGGAGTTTGCGCAAGGCCTGGACGAGATCCTGGTCGTGGAAGAGAAGCGCGGCGTCATCGAGCCGCAGATCAAGGAACAGCTGTACAACGCGCCCGCGGACGCGCGCCCGCGCGTGGTGGGCAAGTCTGAAGGGGAGGGCGAATGGGTCCACTCGCCGAATGGCTTCCTGCTTCCCCCGAATGGCGAGCTCTCGCCCACGCTCATCGCCAAGGTCATTGCCCAACGCCTGCTGCAGGTTCTGGGTGCGGGTGCACTGCCACAGTCCGCCACCGCTGTCTTGGCCGACGCCGGCTGCGCCGCCGCCCTGGACCCGACGCTGCCGCAGCGGCTGCCCTTCTTCTGCTCGGGTTGTCCGCACAACACGTCCACGAAGGTGCCAGAGGGTTCTCGCGCAGGGGCCGGTATCGGTTGTCATGGCATGGCGATATGGATGGACCGAAGCACCGCCAACATCACGCAGATGGGCGGCGAAGGGGCAGCCTGGATCGGGCACGCGCCGTTCACCTCGGAAGGCCACATCTTCCAGAACCTTGGGGACGGCACATACAGCCATTCGGGCTCGCTGGCTTTGCGCGCGGCCGTCGTCGCCAACGTGAACATCACCTACAAGATCCTGGCGAACGACGCAGTCGCCATGACGGGCGGTCAACCGGTCGAGGGATCATTGAGCGCAATCCAGATCGTCCAGCAGGTCACGGCCGAGGGGGTCAAGCATGTGCATCTGGTGTCCGATGATCCTGATGCATGGAAGGCCATGGGCGGCCTGCCGGAAGGTACGGTAGTCAGCCATCGCGACCAACTGGATGCCGTGCAGCGGCGCCTGCGCGACACGCCCGGCGTTTCCGTGATCGTCTATGCGCAGACCTGCGCGGCCGAGAAGCGCCGCCGCCGCAAGAAGAAGGAGATGGTGGACCCGCCGAAGCGCGTCGTGATCAATGAGGAAGTCTGTGAAGGCTGCGGCGACTGCGGTGTGCAATCGAATTGCGTGTCCATCGTGCCCCTCGAAACGCCGCTCGGCCGCAAGCGGACGATCGACCAGAGTTCCTGCAACAAGGACTATTCCTGCGTCAAGGGCTTCTGTCCGAGCTTCGTCACGGTTGAAGGCGGTGGACTGCGTAAAGCATTCAAGAGCAAGGCGACACCGCCCTCGGGCCTCCCGCAACCGGAAATTCCAGGATTGGAGCAACCGTACAACGTCTTGATCACCGGTGTCGGCGGCACCGGCGTGGTCACCATCGGTGCGCTCCTGGGGATGGCGGCGCACATCGAAGGAAAGGGCGTCATCGTCATGGACATGGCCGGCCTGGCGCAAAAAGGGGGCGCGGTGATGTCGCACGTGCGCCTTGCAGCGCGTCCGGAAGCTCTCTACGGGGCCCGTGTCGGTCAGAAGCAGGCAGACTTGCTGCTGGCTTGTGACCTCATGGTCGCTGCCGGCAAGGAGGCGATGGCAGCCTCGAGCGCCGACCGCACAGCGGCGGTGGTGAACACGGATGTGGCGCCGACAGGTAGCTTCCTGAACAATCTCGATTGGCAGGCGCGTCCCCAGGAACTGCTTGAGCAGCTGAAATCCGGCGTGAAGTACACCGCAACTGTCGATGCCTCCAGGCTCGCCACCAAATTGATGGGCGACGCGGTGGCCACCAACGTATTCATGCTTGGGTTCGCGTGGCAGTCCGGTAGGGTGCCGCTGTCGGACGGGGCGCTGCTGCGCGCCATCGAACTCAATGGTGCGGCGGTGGAAATGAACAAGGCGGCGTTCGCTTGGGGACGGCAGGCGGCGGTTGACGTGAACAAGGTGCGCGCCGCCGCTGGCTTGGACAAACCGCAGGTCATGCTGATGCCGCAGCCAACGCTTGCCCTTGATGCGTTGCTCGCCGATCGTCGGAAACGGCTTACCGACTATCAGGGCGACAGTTACGCGCAGCGCTTCGAGGCGACCGTGCGCGAGCTAGCGGCTCTCGAGAAGACCCGTTTTGGGTCGGAGCGCGTGGCGCGCGAAATCGTAGTGAGCCTCTACAAGTTGATGGCCTACAAAGACGAGTACGAAGTGGCTCGTCTCTACACCGAAAGCGGCTTCTTTGACCGCATCGGACGCGAGTTCGAAGGCGACTACAAGCTGCACTTCCACCTCGCGCCGCCCTTGTTGGCCAAGCGGGATGCGAAGGGTCGCTTGCTGAAGAAAGCGTACGGACCCTGGGTCGCCACTGCGTTCCGTTGGCTGGCGAAGGGCAAGCGTCTGCGTGGCACGCCACTTGACATCTTTGGGTACACCGAAGAGCGCCGCACAGAGCGTGCACTGATCGCGCTCTATGTTGCACAGATTCGCCAAGCGCTCACGAGCGCGCGGCCGGATCAGGTGGCCACTGTCCTCGAACTCGCCAGGTTGCCGCAGACAATGCGCGGCTACGGGCACGTCAAAGAGGCGAACATCAAAGCCGCGCAGATTCGCGAGGCCTACCTCCTGGATGAACTGAGCAAGCCCGGCGTCAGCGACGTCGATCCGGCGCAAACCCCTGAAGTGGCACTGACATGA